The nucleotide sequence aacagggattgagcaaggagagacagatcgcaattagcgatcttttcttcctttgacttcaatcttgactttgactttgactttgactttcggaaacacagggtgttacatTAGCTTAGCTCGGCAGATTAAAGTACTCGAGCTagaatggtcaaccacgtcctattatggttactaATATCAGTAGAGTTTGTGTACGAATATATCACGTAAATTCTACACGTATCTAACAAGTAGCACACAAGCAAACTATCACATAGCTCGTAAATCACATGGGGTCATACATAGGTTCATAATAAAAGATACAAATTTTCATTCACATAACAAGCAATAGTGAGTTTGCGATATCAGTATAGGCATATGGGTGTGCGGTGTCAACATAGGCACATGAGTGTGCGGTGTAGTGTACGGtgtgtaacattcccaaaattcttatttaaataaaatatataaaaacttatgttattaaaaggatgcatcatgggtaagttgaccaatgGAAATATGAGATATTTTGGGCAAACAtaggaaccatttaataattaaattataaaaatacattatatttgaacctactttgtttttaatgaaactcggttcaaaatgtagataaaaatatgctcgtcctAATAgcatattcattattttataaaacgtcatattttagaagttataagcgtCAAATGAGTGAagtagttaaattaattataataataataatataaataataaattaaactAAACAAATGGAAAACCTATGGATTGTGTACGTGTAGACTAAATGAAATCCAACATTTAATGCTGAGCCTTACGTGTCCAGGTGTTTCTTGATCCAAAAGTTTTGTTGCACTATATATAGACATTTCAACAGAAGCAGTTAAATTACCCCATCTTTCTCCCTCTCGATCTGTATGTATAAACCATAGATTTCTTTAATTCACCCCTAAATACTATTAAATTCATGcctcgttttaagtattgtagTCCCTGATCACTGGtaccctgtccgactgacgtagggccccgtaacgcatgtcaaggctctgcctaaattcgttggggtcctgtctcgtgacgtagggataaagtagaattgggttactatacttaatatgagtgcactatatatttattaaataacccaagagttatactcaaaataTAACAAACCTCCTAAAACACCCCTGACACccctacacttcctaaaatacaccccatatgtgaaaaccgagcccgaaatacaatatagcaTTAACAATAagtgaaaaacaagaaaaagtaagttgaggcgggctgCGTAGACCCCACCTCAACCTTACGCGGGCGGTTTAAAGGTTAGaacctgacttatgtgatttttaagtttaggcgggccgcgtaagtcaCCCCgttagtttacgcgggccgcgtgggatcAAAAAGGTGGCGCaacccggtgatgacacgtgtcatcatcgtggcgagcCTAGTAGATGACCCGGACAAGCTACCCTGTTGACCAgggttgatgcgggccgcgtaggccctgtgCTTGTGTTACGCGGGCGGCGAGAGGACCAGACTCAGCAACTATATAAGTAGGCCATCGGGTTTCATTCAGAATTCGTTCAAAATCAATTTCTTTCTCTCAAATTCTGATATAGGCTTTATTAagcgggtattatacccccctaattagcgaagctctgcctcgttgtaagtatcataacccctggatacgtattagatactctgcctgattgatctagggttccgtaacggctgtcgtggttctgcccgacgtagtcattggaatgccgtctcggggagggtattactaatgttaaaatgggttattatactaacgcgtgtgcattgtttatttactTAGATTATAACGAGGgaatcacaaaggaaagccctataatagcaatgtgagttgatccactttttgtaaaccttttattaattgtttttacaaaaccttaaatacctttccatgcgaataacacttattgagtatttgtaagaatacaattatcgtgggtatgttggggttttgtatacaaaatttgttaccacctggtcaaggagtaacatttccacaagtcaggtctgacagtaccaacgggtgataattggtataacttggaaacaaatgtaactgcgagatcgccctcaatactgtacactgtgaCTTTTTGCTTAAACTTggttaaactgggattcactcaccagtatttcttgctgataaaatgttttaaacacgtgtttcaggtaacttagtgtgaagccaatagaagccagctggagagcactgaaggcttggaaaagtggcaataaagttacctaaaataaaatagatgtttttattaaataaaataggatttattcctatgaaaacgTGTGTACTACAAAACTTGGGTTTTCCCCATGTAATTGtatttataaaatatggtggtatactctgataaaatatttcctaactacggtcctgatgaaaattccgctgccaaattgataaacagcgataccaccgaaactggctcacggccgcccgctcccgggataggggtcgggggttgtgacacggTGTGCGACACATAAGTGTGTAGTGACCACTTAAACCCCGTCGTAAGCTACGGTTCTCAACCGTAGCCTACAGTGCACACTTTCTAATCGAAACAACATTATATAAACATGATTGGATATTCTCAGCAGGTTAGGGTTTATTTATCATGGAATTAACATACCAACACATCAAAATCATAATCCTAATCCATGCATATTGGTCTACATGAACATATCAGAATTACGAAGCATTATATGCGGTGTACATAAACCTTGGTTTATCAAATACATCATAACCAATAGCCAAAACTAATTTAGGAATTCAATATCACTAGAAATCATCAAAACCTTAATATATAGAAATCCCTAGATCATCGATTAACATCATGAACAACTTCCAGATCATATATAAAAGTTTATGCTCACAAGAATTCTACAAAATCTTATCATCATACAAAACCCTAGTTATTAAATCAACATCCATACGATCAAAGCAATATTGAATCATGATTTCTAGTAAACCCTCAGCATTGTTCCTACGTTTTTGAAGACCCTAAGCGAACTACAAAGTGGAGGCACTTTTGCAAAATTATtattttcaacatatttagtaACAAAACTCACCTTCTTTACCCGGGCTTGGGACAgacaattaaaaacaaaaaaaatatataattagcgtagttaaaaaaataaaagttacATGTTTTTATAGATATAGTTTATGTtcaaataaaaatgatttttctagCTTTAATTGAGGCAAATTGTTTGATGAATTATCGTAATCAAGTTTTTCTAAAAAAACTTTTTCTATTGATATAATAGCTAATGATTGTAGGCCTTTCAATTTGGGTAATGGACTAATGGGCTGTTTCAATGCAATCCTTTTTAGTGGCATGTTCAGTGTATTATCTTGTAATAACTGAGCCTTATGTAAAGAAAGCACACAAAATTTTGGAGGCCTTTTAAATTGGGTGGCCCTAGGCCTGGGCCTAGGGTCTGAAGCCCTTTGGGCCGGCCCTGTAAACCCTAGATCATAATTAATCTCATGAATACCAATATTAatcaacaaacataaacacaACCAAGTACAACAAAGAATGCTCAAATCAAATAATGATAAACACATAAACCAAAATATGGGATGCAAGAGGGGTGCTAGAACGAGAGGGATGGAGTTCCGAATGGGAGAAGGCGATCATCGCTGAGAGAGAGTGGGCGCTGAGAGTGTTTTAGTAATTCGTAAGGAGTGGGGcgattagggtttaggttagtaTTTATACACGAAGAATAGAGTAGGTTGCGAGTTTGTATAACAAGCCACAGGGGTCCAGGTTTACAATGGTGTGCGACCGAGATGTGTGTATCCGAGTTAACATATTGAACTATAAGTTCTGAATTTATAATGTGGGCCAAGGTTAGTTCGATTTGTTTAAACCAAGAGAGATTTTCTGAGTTTATAAGGGTTTGGAGTGTTTCCGAGTTTATGTGGTGTGCGGCTGATAAGTGGTGTGCGGCAGGGGGGTTGTTCCGAATTTATATATAATGTGTCTGAGTTTACATGAGTTTAGAGGGGTTTTTAGTTAGGCTTGGGGAGTTTGGGCCGAGAGCAAGGGAGTGTGCGGTCGAGGTAGTGGTGTGCGGCTGAGGTGTGTAGAAGTTGGGTATTATTGGGTCGCACACACCGTCAAAAGACAAGTGGTGTGCGGTTGGATTTTCAAATTTAGTTAACCATCTTCTAATTAATACATGCACACACACAATCCATTTATAACATAACCACGTTTAACACAAATAATCAAGTTCAGACAGCAGTATAACATAACGTGCAATACGACGTATAGTGGGACGTGAAGAGTAATGATACGTAGTTAAGGTTCACAAGTTTAGACAATGCTAACCTCGatatttcgggttgtcacatcatccccaagttgaaagaaatttcgtcccgaaatttagcatgtagTCACTGAAGTAATTAGTGcagttaagcgttttcgcggggtgtcacatcatccccaagttgatttggaatttcatcccgaaattcagtagtagccTCAGCACTGGATGCATTACTCTTGAACAACTGAGGATATTAGCGCATCATCTGATTTTCTAGTTCATAAGTAAATTCTAGGCTACATCTTGAGTTCCAAATAACTAAAACAATAGGAATCTTGTTGCGCTTGGGTGTTTTGCtttctcgatccatgatttcaactaGGTCCTCCATGAAACGGATCTGATCATCAAtcgtgagttctttgaaaggaacaatGAGTGcctcatctgataaacatttcttcagattcgacacgtggaagacATTGTGCACACCACTAAGTTCTTCCGGTAAGTTCAGTCTATATGCCACTATGCCAATTCTTTCCGTGATTTCAAATGGTTCGACATAATGCGGATTTAGTGTGCCCCGTTTTCCAAAATGaacaacacctttccaaggtgaaacttttAACAACACCatgtcaccaacttggaattccgACGGGTTCCTatgcttatcagcgtagctttccTGATGATCACGAGATGCCACCATTCATTTCTAATTTAGGCAATCTTTTCCGACGTTTCAAGCATGAGTTCAGGGCCAATTATTTAACTATCTCCCACTTCAGCTCAACAAAGAGGTGATtggcatttccgtccgtacaacgTTTCAAACGAT is from Helianthus annuus cultivar XRQ/B chromosome 9, HanXRQr2.0-SUNRISE, whole genome shotgun sequence and encodes:
- the LOC110875617 gene encoding uncharacterized protein LOC110875617, coding for MVASRDHQESYADKHRNPSEFQVGDMVLLKVSPWKGVVHFGKRGTLNPHYVEPFEITERIGIVAYRLNLPEELSGVHNVFHVSNLKKCLSDEALIVPFKELTIDDQIRFMEDLVEIMDRESKTPKRNKIPIVLVIWNSRCSLEFTYELENQMMR